The following are encoded together in the Kribbella sp. CA-293567 genome:
- a CDS encoding toprim domain-containing protein: MDRLFRVHEAATAFYRAQLQSNCRTWAARLLVDRHLGAVLSSDSTWSVGYAPTGWSRLVDHLRSAGFDDDSMVAAGLAKPIRSGYLVDRLHDRLTFVAHDIDLRPVGFVARARAGEPKYLGSPTTRIYAKRRSLVGLDAQRDRLARGAVPVVVEGPTDAVAVSLVGDEWAGAATCGTAITAEQAAIVRRHTVGDTVIVMLDGDPGGQRSTERGLDVLAAEFRSVLVAELPSGDDPASLFRSAPGVLRATLTHARSGVEFAIDVELARWGKVLDHVSGQVGALRAVAPLVVRLPHEQIAGQVARLARQLHLEERVVSREILASVDRRGSSGATASDLETDPELDSRSP, encoded by the coding sequence ATGGACAGGCTCTTCCGGGTGCATGAGGCCGCAACGGCGTTCTACCGTGCCCAGTTGCAGAGCAACTGCCGTACTTGGGCCGCGCGCCTATTGGTCGATCGACATCTGGGTGCGGTGCTGTCGTCCGACAGCACGTGGTCGGTCGGCTATGCGCCAACTGGATGGTCTCGGCTGGTCGACCACTTGAGGTCGGCCGGATTCGATGACGACTCGATGGTCGCGGCCGGCTTGGCCAAACCGATCCGGTCAGGCTACTTGGTTGACCGTCTCCATGACCGTTTGACGTTTGTGGCTCACGACATCGACTTGCGACCTGTCGGTTTCGTCGCGCGCGCTCGCGCCGGTGAGCCGAAGTATCTCGGCTCGCCGACCACTCGAATCTATGCCAAACGTCGGTCGCTGGTGGGGCTGGATGCGCAGCGGGATCGACTGGCCAGGGGTGCCGTGCCGGTCGTGGTTGAAGGGCCCACAGATGCGGTGGCCGTCAGCCTGGTCGGCGATGAGTGGGCAGGCGCTGCCACCTGCGGTACGGCGATCACCGCGGAGCAGGCGGCGATCGTCAGGCGACATACGGTCGGAGACACGGTCATTGTGATGCTCGACGGCGATCCGGGTGGACAACGCAGTACCGAGCGTGGGCTCGATGTCCTCGCCGCGGAGTTCCGATCGGTGCTGGTCGCAGAACTCCCGAGCGGTGACGATCCGGCGTCGTTGTTCAGATCGGCACCAGGGGTCCTGCGCGCAACCCTGACGCATGCACGATCGGGAGTCGAGTTCGCTATCGACGTCGAGTTGGCGCGGTGGGGAAAGGTTCTCGACCACGTCAGCGGTCAAGTCGGTGCACTGCGGGCAGTCGCGCCGCTGGTGGTCAGGCTCCCGCACGAGCAGATCGCCGGTCAGGTCGCCAGGCTTGCGCGGCAACTTCACCTGGAGGAGCGAGTCGTGTCGCGAGAGATCCTCGCCTCCGTCGATCGCCGTGGCAGCAGCGGAGCCACGGCCAGCGATCTGGAGACCGATCCCGAGCTGGATTCAAGGAGTCCTTGA